The Pseudomonas azotoformans genome has a segment encoding these proteins:
- a CDS encoding HrpJ domain-containing protein has protein sequence MKVESSPDVQTVQRPDEPAVNQTSTPAPTNGVDELALLFNQEVDANSRPLGERKLNLRVLEIKHLDALYRQLGHPVKKTLALVSLMVREALRQRADVGKLLEIFEGDPARAFLVLKHVRDQAETESRPSEAVLARDAMARLEVRFEGEIQVGLKVAAALQKGEVDPKELGVLRTLYYSNVVARQSLATMMQSLLGLYGGEAFTSGIKVMQKVLANDIAAERPMRPSPLLLTLLQGLQSCMRLSGVLSGCHALLHRLGSDHDALSLLQRLLVVAGSGISASEILRLGSDLGSASKLQQLVALNSLYPLFQQLPLAIWLDGRVREETLRGFLAVIGELDRMTRGPARFPGELGVMA, from the coding sequence ATGAAAGTCGAATCCTCCCCCGATGTGCAAACGGTCCAGCGCCCGGATGAGCCCGCTGTCAACCAGACCTCCACGCCAGCCCCGACAAACGGCGTGGACGAACTTGCGCTTTTGTTCAATCAGGAAGTGGACGCCAACAGCCGACCGCTGGGCGAGCGGAAGTTGAACCTGCGCGTGCTTGAGATCAAGCATCTCGACGCCCTGTATCGTCAGTTGGGCCATCCGGTCAAGAAGACGCTGGCATTGGTGTCGCTGATGGTCCGGGAAGCATTGCGGCAGCGGGCAGACGTTGGGAAGTTGCTGGAGATCTTTGAGGGCGATCCCGCACGCGCGTTTTTGGTGCTCAAACATGTGCGGGACCAGGCTGAGACTGAGTCGCGTCCGTCCGAAGCGGTCTTGGCACGCGATGCAATGGCCAGGCTGGAGGTTCGCTTCGAAGGAGAGATCCAAGTAGGCCTGAAAGTCGCTGCCGCGCTGCAGAAAGGCGAGGTAGACCCAAAGGAGTTGGGCGTGCTGCGAACGCTCTATTACTCCAATGTGGTCGCGCGCCAATCGTTGGCGACGATGATGCAGTCCCTGTTGGGTCTGTACGGTGGTGAAGCGTTCACCAGTGGGATCAAGGTGATGCAAAAGGTTTTGGCGAATGATATTGCTGCCGAGAGGCCAATGAGACCCTCACCTCTGTTGCTCACTTTGCTGCAGGGCCTGCAGAGCTGTATGCGGCTCAGCGGGGTGTTGTCCGGTTGTCACGCGCTGCTGCACCGCCTGGGTAGTGATCACGACGCCTTGAGCCTGCTCCAGCGCCTGCTGGTGGTTGCCGGGAGTGGCATTTCGGCTAGCGAAATCCTACGGTTAGGCAGCGATTTAGGGAGCGCGTCGAAACTCCAGCAATTAGTGGCCCTGAATTCCCTTTACCCGTTATTCCAGCAATTGCCTTTGGCGATATGGCTCGACGGTCGGGTACGCGAAGAAACCTTGCGTGGCTTTCTGGCGGTGATCGGTGAGCTGGACCGGATGACGCGTGGCCCCGCGCGTTTTCCCGGTGAGCTGGGGGTCATGGCGTGA
- the sctV gene encoding type III secretion system export apparatus subunit SctV, with product MTALSAINGFLLKVAQRAEVLGAVVVMAIVFIFIVPLPTWLVDILIALNICISCLLIVLALYLPGPLAFSSFPSILLLTTMFRLSLSIATTRLILLEQDAGDIVEAFGNFVVGGNLAVGMVIFLILTLVNFLVITKGSERVAEVAARFSLDAMPGKQMSIDSDLRAGLIDGMQARDKREQLSRESQLFGAMDGAMKFVKGDAIAGLIIVVVNLLGGFSTGMFQHGLSASESISLYSVLTIGDGLIAQIPALLISLTAGMIITRVAPDGRKGASNMGAEIARQMTSEPKSWMIASVGMLAFAAVPGMPTGVFILIALVTGSLGYYLMRQRQRQEQPAAETAETVRPEENGREDLRGFDPSRPYLLQFSPVLRGTPEVTDLVHSIRQARNALVANIGLTLPPFEVELDDSLDDDEMRFCVHEVPMVKASVVSHVAVERKALTVEPAHAIPGLVERDEQDWLWLAPDDPLLDDPQLERFTSASLIVERMKQAMMLSGPQFLGIQESKSILSWLEHNQPELVQELQRIMPLSRFSAVLQRLASEGVPLRAVRLIVESLIEYGQHEREPDALADYARIALKAQIYHQYSEADGLHAWLLSPHTENILREALRQTQTGVFFALDDAHSAALVSLLNQAFPVRPKLKSVMLVAQDLRSPLRTLLLEEFNHVPVLSFAELGSSSKVKVLGRFDLAQDELMRGAVA from the coding sequence GTGACAGCGCTTTCGGCCATCAACGGTTTTCTGCTCAAGGTCGCGCAACGCGCAGAAGTGCTGGGCGCCGTGGTGGTGATGGCCATCGTGTTCATTTTTATCGTACCGCTGCCCACTTGGCTGGTGGACATCCTGATCGCGCTCAACATCTGCATCTCATGCCTGTTGATCGTGTTGGCGTTGTACCTGCCAGGCCCCCTGGCGTTCTCTTCGTTCCCGTCGATCCTGCTGTTGACCACCATGTTTCGCCTGTCTCTGTCGATTGCCACGACACGCCTGATCCTGCTGGAGCAGGACGCCGGAGACATCGTCGAGGCCTTCGGCAACTTTGTGGTTGGTGGCAACCTCGCCGTGGGGATGGTGATCTTCCTGATCCTGACCCTGGTCAACTTCCTGGTCATCACCAAGGGCTCGGAGCGGGTGGCCGAAGTGGCCGCGCGTTTCAGCCTGGATGCGATGCCCGGCAAGCAGATGTCCATCGACAGCGACTTGCGGGCTGGCTTGATTGACGGCATGCAAGCGCGGGACAAACGGGAGCAATTGTCCCGAGAGAGCCAACTGTTCGGGGCCATGGACGGGGCCATGAAGTTCGTCAAAGGCGACGCCATCGCGGGCCTGATCATCGTTGTGGTGAACTTGCTGGGTGGTTTTTCCACCGGCATGTTTCAGCACGGCTTGAGTGCTTCCGAGTCCATTTCGCTGTACTCGGTATTGACCATCGGCGACGGCCTGATCGCACAGATCCCGGCGCTGCTTATTTCCCTCACCGCCGGCATGATCATCACCCGTGTGGCGCCGGACGGACGCAAGGGCGCCAGCAACATGGGCGCCGAAATTGCCCGGCAAATGACCAGCGAGCCCAAGAGTTGGATGATCGCCTCGGTGGGTATGCTCGCCTTTGCCGCGGTACCCGGCATGCCCACTGGAGTGTTTATCCTCATCGCGCTGGTCACTGGCAGCCTGGGGTACTACCTGATGCGCCAGCGTCAACGGCAGGAGCAACCTGCTGCAGAAACCGCCGAAACGGTGCGTCCTGAAGAGAACGGGCGTGAGGACTTGCGTGGGTTTGATCCGTCGAGGCCCTACTTGCTGCAATTCTCCCCGGTGCTACGGGGGACGCCTGAGGTGACGGATCTTGTTCACTCGATCCGCCAGGCCCGAAATGCACTGGTCGCCAATATCGGCTTGACGCTGCCACCGTTCGAGGTGGAACTCGACGACTCACTGGACGACGATGAAATGCGCTTCTGTGTCCACGAAGTGCCCATGGTCAAGGCATCTGTGGTCAGCCATGTGGCGGTGGAGCGTAAAGCGCTGACGGTTGAGCCAGCACATGCCATTCCAGGGTTGGTGGAACGCGATGAACAGGATTGGCTCTGGTTGGCGCCGGATGATCCGCTGCTCGATGATCCGCAGTTGGAGCGCTTCACCTCGGCGAGCCTGATCGTTGAGCGCATGAAGCAGGCGATGATGCTCAGCGGGCCGCAGTTCCTGGGGATCCAGGAGAGCAAGTCGATCCTCAGTTGGCTGGAGCACAACCAACCGGAACTGGTCCAGGAACTGCAGCGGATCATGCCACTGTCGCGTTTTTCGGCAGTACTGCAACGCCTGGCCAGCGAGGGTGTGCCGTTGCGCGCCGTACGGCTGATCGTTGAGTCGCTGATCGAGTACGGCCAGCATGAACGCGAGCCGGACGCGCTCGCCGACTACGCGCGCATTGCGCTCAAGGCACAGATCTACCACCAGTACAGCGAAGCTGACGGCCTGCATGCCTGGTTGCTGTCGCCGCACACTGAAAACATCCTGCGTGAGGCGCTGCGCCAGACCCAGACCGGGGTGTTCTTCGCCCTCGATGACGCACACAGCGCGGCGTTGGTCAGCCTGCTCAATCAAGCCTTTCCCGTTCGCCCCAAACTCAAGAGCGTGATGCTGGTCGCACAGGACTTGCGCAG